A single Kitasatospora kifunensis DNA region contains:
- a CDS encoding M1 family metallopeptidase, translated as MHKKLLVSAVAAATLLVALPASAATPTPGAPGAGDPYYPTYGNGGYRVSHYDLRLKYQPATDQLEGTATLLATATQDLSRFNLDFALDVSQVLVNGHPAKFAATGVQELEITPDAPLANGSRNTVVVRYTGKPSTVSRYGFTAWQRTPDGAVIADEPEAAWWWFPSNDHPSDKATFDVSVLVPDGTQAISNGVLTSQSSKLGWTRFDWRENKPQATYLATLAIGKFDITTGTSPGGVPVLNAYSPDLGDNADAARASVERTGELVDWLSGYFGSYPFSSAGGYVPNVPTHYALETQTRAFYSPKQFAGGANTSVVVHELAHQWYGDSVSLERWSDIWLNEGFATYAQWLWSEHEGEGTAAQLADYVYTSHPANDSFWTVKPGDPGPDKQFDAAVYDRGALAIQVLRNTVGDDAFFKLLKAWPAEHRYGNGTIAQFQALAERISGKKLDDLFRTWLYTPSKPALPAAAKANLAATAPAAEPRSWQQIKVAQDH; from the coding sequence TTGCACAAGAAGCTGCTCGTCTCGGCCGTGGCTGCGGCCACCCTGCTGGTGGCCCTACCGGCCTCGGCGGCTACCCCGACCCCGGGGGCGCCGGGTGCCGGTGATCCGTACTACCCGACCTACGGGAACGGCGGCTACCGGGTCTCGCACTACGACCTGCGGCTGAAGTACCAGCCTGCCACGGACCAGTTGGAGGGCACCGCGACGCTCCTTGCCACCGCGACCCAGGACCTCTCCCGCTTCAACCTCGATTTCGCGCTCGACGTCAGCCAGGTGCTGGTCAACGGCCACCCGGCGAAGTTCGCGGCGACCGGGGTCCAGGAGCTGGAGATCACGCCCGACGCACCGCTCGCCAACGGCAGCCGGAACACCGTCGTGGTCCGCTACACCGGTAAGCCGTCCACGGTCTCCCGTTACGGCTTCACCGCCTGGCAGCGCACTCCCGACGGCGCGGTGATCGCCGACGAGCCGGAAGCCGCCTGGTGGTGGTTCCCCAGCAACGACCACCCCTCGGACAAGGCCACCTTCGACGTCTCGGTCCTGGTCCCCGACGGCACCCAGGCGATCAGCAACGGCGTCCTCACCTCGCAGAGCTCCAAGCTCGGCTGGACCCGCTTCGACTGGCGCGAGAACAAGCCGCAGGCGACCTACCTCGCGACCCTGGCGATCGGCAAGTTCGACATCACCACCGGCACCAGCCCCGGCGGCGTCCCCGTCCTCAACGCCTACAGTCCGGACCTCGGCGACAACGCCGACGCCGCCCGCGCCAGCGTCGAGCGCACCGGTGAACTGGTCGACTGGCTGAGCGGCTACTTCGGCTCCTACCCGTTCAGCTCGGCCGGCGGCTACGTCCCCAACGTGCCCACCCACTACGCCCTGGAGACGCAGACCCGGGCCTTCTACAGCCCCAAGCAGTTCGCGGGCGGCGCCAACACCTCGGTCGTCGTCCACGAGTTGGCGCACCAGTGGTACGGCGACAGCGTCTCACTGGAGCGGTGGAGCGACATCTGGCTCAACGAGGGCTTCGCCACCTACGCGCAGTGGCTCTGGTCGGAGCACGAGGGCGAAGGCACCGCTGCGCAGCTCGCGGACTACGTCTACACCTCGCACCCGGCAAACGACTCCTTCTGGACCGTCAAGCCCGGCGACCCGGGCCCGGACAAGCAGTTCGACGCCGCGGTCTACGACCGGGGTGCCCTCGCCATCCAGGTCCTGCGCAACACCGTCGGCGACGATGCCTTCTTCAAGCTGCTCAAGGCGTGGCCCGCCGAGCACCGCTACGGCAACGGGACCATCGCCCAGTTCCAGGCGCTCGCCGAACGGATCTCCGGCAAGAAGCTCGACGACCTGTTCCGCACCTGGCTCTACACCCCGTCCAAGCCGGCCCTCCCGGCAGCCGCCAAGGCGAACCTGGCCGCCACCGCGCCGGCGGCCGAGCCCCGCTCCTGGCAGCAGATCAAGGTCGCGCAGGACCACTGA
- a CDS encoding poly-gamma-glutamate hydrolase family protein, which produces MTARQLRLAVAALLLLLPQPAAAAAAQRADLPAAAAVDCTPDGAAATDRFVDFADLAAHERAGIDYRVTTRPGVGRGARVAQLAIHGGGIEPPTTQLADYSARVIGSGFYSLAGLKDGDEHDLHVTATHFDDPRALSLVEAAAYTVSWHGAAGSAALTYVGGLDTDLAQRVAAALRARGFPVAAGNPGALAGVQPCNIANRDQRGRGVQLEISEGQRRRFLADGDLGNDRIDDPRFRTPAFYAYTAAVLGALTSTLSAPRRTAEPFSGPARP; this is translated from the coding sequence GTGACCGCTCGCCAGTTGCGGCTCGCAGTCGCGGCCCTGCTCCTCCTGCTCCCGCAGCCCGCCGCCGCGGCTGCCGCGCAGCGCGCGGACCTGCCCGCCGCGGCGGCGGTCGACTGCACCCCCGACGGCGCCGCCGCCACCGACCGCTTCGTCGACTTCGCCGATCTGGCCGCGCACGAGCGGGCGGGCATCGACTACCGGGTCACCACGCGGCCCGGTGTCGGCCGGGGGGCGCGAGTGGCGCAGCTGGCGATCCACGGTGGTGGGATCGAGCCCCCCACCACCCAACTCGCCGACTACAGCGCGCGGGTGATCGGCAGCGGCTTCTACTCCTTGGCGGGCCTCAAGGACGGTGACGAGCATGACCTGCATGTCACGGCGACGCACTTCGACGACCCCCGAGCCCTCTCGCTGGTCGAGGCGGCGGCGTACACCGTGTCCTGGCACGGCGCAGCCGGCAGCGCAGCACTCACGTATGTGGGCGGCCTGGACACGGACTTGGCGCAGCGCGTGGCCGCCGCGCTGCGCGCTCGCGGCTTCCCCGTCGCGGCCGGCAATCCCGGCGCCCTCGCCGGCGTCCAGCCCTGCAACATCGCCAACCGCGACCAGCGGGGACGAGGCGTCCAGTTGGAGATCAGCGAGGGACAGCGCAGGCGGTTCCTGGCGGACGGCGATCTCGGAAACGACCGGATCGACGACCCGCGCTTTCGAACCCCCGCCTTCTACGCCTACACCGCCGCCGTCCTCGGCGCGCTGACCAGCACGCTGAGCGCCCCGAGGCGGACGGCCGAACCGTTCAGTGGTCCTGCGCGACCTTGA
- a CDS encoding class I SAM-dependent methyltransferase — MGVGTALAETWVRRWERQQERYAVDREERFTVIADVVEWVTRGQPAPLVVDLGSGPGSLARRIAARLPRARILAVDVDPLLLELGRTHAPEAARYVEVLIGEDGWLAELELELDGPVDAVVSTTALHYPEPGRLREIYRELAAVLRPGGVLVNGDHLAPADPGLAVLSAAVGRAREQRQGTGGGEDWARWWAEVRQVPEFAELLAARELRPAPASGDGNGLSVREHEELLREAGFREVGTVWRCGDSCVLVALR, encoded by the coding sequence ATGGGTGTGGGTACGGCGCTGGCGGAGACCTGGGTGCGCCGTTGGGAACGCCAGCAGGAGCGGTACGCGGTGGACCGCGAGGAGCGCTTCACGGTGATCGCCGACGTGGTCGAGTGGGTGACCCGGGGTCAACCGGCGCCGTTGGTCGTGGATCTCGGCAGCGGCCCCGGCTCGCTCGCGCGGCGGATCGCCGCCCGCCTGCCGCGGGCGCGGATCCTCGCGGTGGATGTCGACCCGTTGCTGCTGGAGCTCGGCCGCACCCACGCGCCGGAGGCCGCCCGCTATGTCGAGGTGCTGATCGGCGAGGACGGCTGGCTCGCGGAGCTGGAGTTGGAGCTGGACGGGCCGGTGGACGCGGTCGTCTCCACCACGGCCCTGCACTACCCGGAGCCAGGCCGGCTGCGGGAGATCTACCGCGAGCTGGCCGCCGTGCTCCGGCCCGGTGGTGTGCTGGTCAACGGCGACCACCTCGCGCCGGCCGACCCGGGCCTCGCGGTCCTCAGTGCCGCCGTCGGCCGTGCCCGCGAGCAGCGCCAGGGCACCGGCGGCGGTGAGGACTGGGCGCGTTGGTGGGCCGAGGTGCGCCAAGTCCCCGAGTTCGCCGAGCTGCTGGCGGCCCGTGAGCTGCGGCCGGCGCCCGCGAGCGGTGACGGCAACGGCCTCTCGGTGCGAGAGCACGAGGAGTTGCTGAGGGAGGCCGGGTTCCGGGAGGTCGGAACGGTGTGGCGCTGCGGCGACAGCTGCGTGTTGGTGGCTCTGCGCTGA
- a CDS encoding MarR family winged helix-turn-helix transcriptional regulator, giving the protein MTGHQSAEPDLGILAARVLFSVQRELYTALAEQGFDDIQPRTGAVLAYLRADGIRASELARASGQHKQVIGTLIDDLERLGYVERRPDPADRRAKLVHPTERGLLQMEAAAAIMRAIEERHAEALGRQEYAAFKTALHRVAVLQREAQHGNRDSR; this is encoded by the coding sequence TTGACCGGGCACCAGAGCGCGGAACCGGATCTCGGCATACTCGCCGCCCGGGTCCTCTTCTCCGTGCAGCGCGAGCTGTACACCGCGCTCGCCGAGCAGGGCTTCGACGACATCCAGCCCCGCACCGGCGCCGTCCTCGCCTACCTGCGTGCCGACGGCATCCGGGCCAGCGAACTCGCCCGCGCCTCCGGACAGCACAAGCAGGTCATCGGCACCCTCATCGACGACCTCGAACGCCTGGGCTACGTCGAACGCAGACCCGATCCCGCGGACCGCCGCGCCAAACTGGTCCACCCCACCGAGCGCGGTCTGCTCCAGATGGAGGCCGCCGCCGCCATCATGCGAGCGATCGAGGAACGCCACGCGGAGGCACTGGGCAGGCAGGAGTACGCCGCCTTCAAGACCGCTCTGCACCGCGTGGCCGTTCTCCAACGCGAGGCCCAGCACGGCAACCGGGACAGCCGGTAG
- a CDS encoding isochorismatase family protein codes for MNERSKFLESITRENAAVVLVDHQVGLLSGVRDIPLGELKHNVVALARAATVLGIPLVVTTTAADSMWGPTTPELVQALPAGQKIIDRSTVNAWHDGPVREAIEATGRQKLIFAGVSLEVCAALPAIAATAAGHDAYVAVDASGTFSQAKREAGLLRMQQAGVIVSDYATLMVEALADNAAPESGALYAALDMPFAVLVGQISAAQHA; via the coding sequence ATGAACGAGCGCAGCAAGTTCCTGGAGTCGATCACCCGGGAGAACGCCGCCGTGGTGCTCGTTGACCACCAGGTGGGTCTGCTGTCCGGTGTCCGGGACATCCCGCTCGGCGAGCTGAAGCACAACGTGGTGGCGCTGGCACGCGCGGCGACCGTGTTGGGCATCCCATTGGTCGTCACCACCACCGCGGCCGACAGCATGTGGGGGCCGACCACCCCCGAACTGGTCCAGGCACTGCCGGCCGGACAGAAGATCATCGACCGCAGCACGGTCAACGCCTGGCACGACGGCCCGGTCCGCGAGGCCATCGAGGCCACCGGTCGGCAGAAGCTGATCTTCGCCGGGGTGTCGCTCGAGGTGTGTGCGGCGCTGCCCGCGATCGCCGCGACGGCCGCCGGCCACGACGCGTACGTCGCCGTGGACGCCTCCGGCACCTTCAGCCAGGCCAAACGCGAGGCCGGACTGCTGCGGATGCAGCAGGCGGGCGTCATCGTCTCCGACTACGCCACCCTCATGGTCGAGGCCCTGGCCGACAACGCCGCCCCCGAGTCCGGCGCCCTCTACGCCGCCCTCGACATGCCCTTCGCCGTCCTGGTCGGCCAGATCTCCGCCGCCCAGCACGCATAG
- a CDS encoding VOC family protein gives MSYGKIISVGAAAATVLAGVLTSPAATATPAPVPPRAASAIAPPDNAMAMGPQYSAFHVYVQPGQLEAFAKSWVNTFGGNYVKPFTTQLTPTPSSALATQVFSPVALLSVFDFTTPVPYPFGQERTGWGVADTDAATRQARADGAASLVAAFPDPIGRDSVIQFPGGIDTQLWHETALSPNPFPALTTVPDNRVYVPSDTLPAFLKSYLAFTKGRVVLDDRDADGAQIGAPGTTYHRVAITSKYGNTVIISTADGYLDNPFGHEVSGIEVPDLTATVAKAQANGATVLWGPYAGQGGHSAMVRFPGGFITEIHDGTLR, from the coding sequence ATGAGCTACGGCAAGATCATCTCGGTGGGCGCCGCTGCCGCGACCGTCCTCGCGGGGGTGCTGACATCCCCAGCGGCCACCGCAACCCCTGCCCCCGTCCCGCCACGTGCGGCCTCGGCCATCGCGCCGCCGGACAACGCCATGGCGATGGGCCCGCAGTACAGCGCCTTTCACGTCTACGTGCAGCCGGGACAGCTGGAAGCCTTCGCCAAGAGCTGGGTGAACACCTTCGGCGGCAACTACGTCAAACCCTTCACCACGCAGCTCACCCCCACCCCGAGCTCCGCCTTGGCCACCCAGGTCTTCTCGCCCGTGGCGCTGCTGTCCGTGTTCGACTTCACCACCCCCGTGCCCTACCCCTTCGGCCAGGAGCGCACCGGGTGGGGCGTCGCGGACACCGACGCCGCGACCCGACAGGCCCGGGCCGACGGAGCCGCCTCCCTGGTCGCCGCCTTCCCCGACCCGATCGGGCGCGACAGCGTCATCCAGTTCCCCGGCGGCATCGACACCCAGCTCTGGCACGAGACCGCGCTGTCGCCCAACCCCTTCCCGGCTCTGACGACGGTGCCCGACAACCGCGTCTATGTGCCCAGCGACACCCTTCCGGCCTTCCTGAAGTCCTACCTGGCCTTCACCAAGGGCCGCGTCGTCCTGGACGACCGCGACGCCGACGGCGCCCAGATCGGCGCACCGGGCACCACCTACCACCGCGTCGCCATCACCTCGAAGTACGGCAACACGGTCATCATCTCCACCGCCGACGGCTACCTCGACAACCCCTTCGGGCACGAGGTCAGCGGCATCGAGGTGCCGGACCTGACCGCCACCGTGGCCAAGGCCCAGGCCAACGGCGCCACCGTCCTGTGGGGCCCGTACGCCGGTCAAGGTGGACACAGCGCCATGGTCCGCTTCCCCGGAGGCTTCATCACCGAGATCCACGACGGCACCCTGCGCTGA
- a CDS encoding clavaminate synthase family protein — MPETPPDPMPGTSRSTATAADWELDPADADAAERLARTLCTGGHDQIDSPEWVARARDAWEDLPLPLRRAVRRFRRHSGPHGTLVIGGLPVDRAALPATPTVPGSVQRQTTVPAALLTMVACGLGEPLAYLAEKSGALVQDVVPVPGQETFHGNAGSVPLSFHTENGFHPHPPDYVVFLCLRADHDQSAGMRTAGIRQALPLLTPAGRQALFAPEFITTPPPSFGPDAAASGPDTEPRPVLSGAAEDPDIRMAQLVTTPLTPRATAALAEFGRACEASARTLRLTPGDLVVIDNRVTVHGRTAFRPRYDGADRWLQRTYVTTDLRRSRDHRPQDGHVLAR; from the coding sequence ATGCCCGAGACGCCCCCCGACCCGATGCCCGGCACCTCCCGAAGCACCGCCACCGCAGCCGACTGGGAACTCGATCCGGCCGATGCCGACGCGGCCGAGCGGCTGGCCCGCACCCTGTGCACCGGCGGGCACGACCAGATCGACAGCCCCGAGTGGGTGGCCCGGGCCCGGGACGCCTGGGAGGACCTGCCCCTACCACTGCGTCGCGCGGTGCGCCGGTTCCGCAGGCACTCCGGCCCGCACGGCACGCTGGTGATCGGCGGCCTGCCCGTCGACCGGGCGGCGCTGCCCGCGACGCCGACCGTACCCGGCTCGGTCCAGCGCCAGACCACCGTCCCGGCCGCGCTGCTCACCATGGTGGCCTGCGGCCTCGGCGAGCCGCTCGCCTACCTGGCAGAGAAATCCGGCGCCCTCGTGCAGGACGTCGTCCCCGTGCCCGGACAGGAGACCTTCCACGGCAACGCCGGATCGGTGCCGCTCTCCTTCCACACCGAGAACGGCTTCCACCCCCACCCGCCTGACTACGTGGTCTTCCTGTGCCTGCGCGCCGACCACGACCAGAGCGCCGGCATGCGCACGGCCGGCATCCGCCAGGCACTGCCGCTCCTGACTCCTGCCGGCCGCCAGGCCCTGTTCGCACCGGAGTTCATCACCACGCCACCACCCTCTTTCGGTCCCGACGCGGCCGCGAGTGGGCCCGACACCGAACCCCGGCCGGTGCTGTCGGGAGCAGCGGAGGATCCCGACATCCGCATGGCCCAACTCGTCACCACCCCGCTCACCCCTCGGGCCACCGCGGCGCTGGCCGAATTCGGCCGCGCCTGCGAGGCGAGTGCCCGCACCCTGCGCCTGACCCCCGGTGACCTGGTCGTCATCGACAACCGCGTCACCGTCCACGGCCGCACCGCCTTCCGCCCCCGCTACGACGGAGCGGACCGCTGGTTGCAACGCACCTACGTCACCACCGACTTGCGCCGCTCCCGCGACCACCGCCCCCAAGACGGCCACGTCCTCGCCCGCTGA
- the alr gene encoding alanine racemase, with the protein MSGTPHPDGRRPAGPEARIDLQALRGNVEVLQRSAGSAAIMAVVKANAYGHGLVPCALAAQSAGANWLGTATPREALALRRAAVGGRILCWLWTPDGPFSEAVSADIDISVSGRWALDKVCEAAAGLGRSARVHLKADTGLGRNGCTPADWTSLLSAAMAAQKDGLLNVVGVWSHLACADEPTHPSIDAQVEAFRHAVAAAERFGADLEVRHLANSAATLLLPETRFDLVRTGLSLFGLSPAPEHGTSASFGLRPVMTLVAPLASVKRVPAGHGVSYGHDYRTATETSLGLVPVGFGAGIPRHASGAASVAVAGRRYRAVGRIAMDQFVIDLGDSAATVGDEVVLFGPGERGEPTAEDWARAAGTIAYEIVTRIASDVPRVYLP; encoded by the coding sequence ATGAGCGGCACCCCGCACCCTGACGGCCGACGGCCCGCCGGTCCGGAAGCCCGTATCGACCTGCAGGCCCTTCGGGGCAACGTCGAGGTGCTCCAGCGGTCTGCGGGATCCGCCGCGATCATGGCCGTGGTGAAGGCGAACGCCTACGGTCACGGGTTGGTCCCCTGCGCACTGGCCGCCCAGAGCGCCGGCGCCAACTGGCTGGGCACCGCGACGCCCCGCGAAGCGCTCGCCCTTCGCCGAGCCGCGGTGGGCGGCCGAATCCTCTGCTGGCTGTGGACCCCCGACGGCCCGTTCAGCGAAGCTGTTTCGGCCGACATCGACATCTCCGTCAGCGGGCGGTGGGCCCTCGACAAGGTCTGCGAGGCCGCAGCCGGGCTGGGACGTTCCGCCCGAGTGCACCTCAAGGCCGATACCGGTCTCGGTCGCAACGGCTGCACCCCGGCCGACTGGACGTCACTGCTGAGCGCTGCCATGGCCGCCCAGAAGGACGGGCTGCTGAACGTGGTGGGCGTCTGGTCGCACCTGGCCTGCGCCGACGAGCCCACGCACCCCTCGATCGACGCCCAGGTCGAGGCGTTCCGCCACGCGGTGGCGGCCGCCGAACGCTTCGGAGCGGATCTCGAGGTCCGGCACCTGGCCAACTCGGCAGCCACCCTGCTGCTGCCCGAGACCCGATTCGACCTCGTACGGACGGGACTGTCCCTGTTCGGACTGTCGCCGGCACCGGAACACGGCACCTCGGCCTCCTTCGGTCTGCGCCCGGTCATGACGCTGGTGGCCCCGCTGGCCTCGGTCAAGCGCGTACCCGCGGGGCACGGCGTCAGCTACGGCCACGACTACCGCACCGCCACCGAGACCTCTCTCGGCCTCGTCCCGGTCGGCTTCGGTGCGGGCATCCCGCGTCACGCGAGCGGGGCCGCGTCCGTCGCGGTCGCCGGTCGCCGGTACCGAGCGGTCGGCCGGATCGCCATGGACCAGTTCGTCATCGACCTCGGCGACAGTGCGGCGACGGTAGGCGACGAGGTCGTACTGTTCGGCCCCGGAGAGCGTGGCGAGCCGACCGCCGAGGACTGGGCA